TTAATTTGTTAGGAGAACAATATAATGCTAAAATTTGACGAGAAAAACGAGTTAAACAGTGTAAATGGAGCTTTGGCAATTAGATTAGAACTTGAGAAAATAGTTGATGAAATATGTAATGAAGGATATAAGAATATATGCTGGCTAGGAATAGGCGGAACCTATGCATCTTGTTTACAAGCTGAGGTACATATGAAAGAGTATTCCGCCTTAAACTTTTTTGTTGAAAATGCTGCTGAGTATATTCATACAGGTAATAAAAAAGTTGGTAAAGGTACCATTGTAATTATATCTTCTGTAACTGGAAGCACATCAGAAATGGTTGATGGAGTGATTAAAGCCAAGAATGCAGGTGCAAAAGTGATAGGGTTTGTTGATTATCCTGATACTAAACTTGCTAAATTGTCTGACTATCTGATTTCATATCCTAAAAATGAACAGCTTAAATTTTTTATGACTGCTGATAGATTTATGTATAATGCTGGCGAATTTGATGAGTATTATGAACTCTATCATGAGCTCGATGAACATCTGGCGCAATGCCTAGTTCAAGTGGAAAAATCAGCTGATGAGCTAGGTGAACTCATAGCTAAAAAGCATATGAATGATAAAATACATTATTTTGTAGGTGCTGGTAATCAGTATGGGGCAACTTATTCATACGCAATGTGCTATTGGGAAGAACAGCACTGGATAAGAACAAAATCCATTCATAGTGCAGAATTTTTTCACGGTATGTTTGAAATAATAGACAGAGATACAGCAGTTACAGTATTTATAGGCGAAGACTCTCAAAGAAAACTCAGTGAAAGAGTTGCGAACTTTTTGCCAAGAATTTGTGCTAATTACAATATTATTGATACAAAAGATTATGAATTAAAAGGGATTAGTGAAAAATTTAGAGGTCATCTATCTCATCTTCTGATGAGAGTAATAACTTCAAGAATAGATGTCCATTTAGAAAAATTAAACTGTCATCCTATGGAAATTAGAAGATATTACAGACAACTTGATTATTAATAACTTCTAATTCTTACTTATAACAGTCTGCTTCTCAAGCTTGAGGCAGTCTGTTTTTTTCGAAAATTTAAGAAATAAAATATAATAAAATAAATATAAAAAGGTAGAGATTAAAATGAATAAAAAGATATACATTGCTACTGTAGGTGATAACTGTATTGATTTGTATGATAATACAGGAGAATTTTTTCCTGGAGGAAATCCAGTTAATGTTGCAGTATATATAAAAAGAATGCAAGGTAATTCTTCCTATACAGGTGTTGTTGGTACTGATAAGTTTGGAAGGTTCATGGTTGATTCTCTCTCAAAAAAAGGGGTAGATATATCTCATTTAAAAGTACTTCCTGGAAATACCGCTGTTACTCATGTAGAAATAAAAAATGGTGATAGAATACTGGGTGATTATGACGAAGGAGTAATGGCTGATTTCAAATTATCAAACAAAGATATTGACTTTTTATGTAGTCATGATTTAGTTGTGTCAGGTATATGGGGAATGATTGAATCAGATTTATATAAGCTTAAAGCAAAAAACGTACCCATAGCTTTCGATTTTGCAGATAAAATCAACCATCAAATATCTAGAATAGCACTGCCATGGGTTGATTATGCTTTTTTTTCTGACGATTTTAGCAAAGATGAGGATATAAAGAATGCAATGAAAAATATTAAAAAAATTGGTCCTAAAATAGTCATCTTTACAAGGGGAACTAAAGGAAGCATTGCATATGATGGAAACAATTTTTTCGAATTTGGGATCTTTGATTGTAAAGTTATAGACAGTATGGGAGCGGGAGACAGTTATATCGCTGGTTTTCTTATGAGTCTTCTAAACGGCGTGTCTATAGAAGGTTGCATGAAAAACGGAGCGCTTAGCAGTAGTATTACTTTAGGTTACAAAGGCGCTTGGTGATTTAACATAAATTAATGTGTCAATTATATATAATAGGATAATAATTATAATATAAAATTTGTATCCTTCAATTAAAATCCCGCGGTGATTACAAAATCCGCACCTGACCAATCATCAATATAATCAATTTCTATATATTTGACATATTTTTCATCTTCTTTACTGATAATAAAAAACAAACCATCTATATCATATAAGCTATCATCATTTTGCTGTTCATCCTGAACTAACACATATGTTATTCCTGCTCAAGTCATAACCTTAGGCATAATACGATGTATTTTATTAGAGTATAATTTTATAAGTATATTTTTTGCCTTTTCAGTAATAATAATATTCATGATATCCATCCTTACTTTCTTTTAATTATCGTATATGTTTTATTTAAAATACTCATTATTATATACTAGTTTAAATCTATATATATAAATTATAAAGCTAATATTTTATAGGAGGTTAGGGATGAAGCTAACTATACAAGAGAAATCATGGATACTGTATGATTGTGGTAACTCTGCTTATTCTATGGCGGTTACTACATCCCTTTTACCTATAGTTTTTGGTATGTTTGATAATGTTAGTAGCAGTATGGATTTAGGTTATTTCAATTCAATTGCAAGCATAATTATTGCTATTCTTAGTCCTATACTTGGGACAATAGCCGATTACAAGGATACAAAGAAACGATTTTTTATTTTCTTTGCATTATTGGGTCTGCTCACTACAACTTCTCTAGCATTTGTATCTCCCGAGAATGGAAACTGGCAGATTTTAGTATTATTTTATATTTTGTCTGCTATTGGATTTTCTGGTGCAAATGTTTTTTATGATTCGTTTTTAGTCGATGTTACTTTAGATGAACGTATGGATAAAGTGTCGACAAGAGGCTATGCATTTGGTTATATAGCTAGTATTATACCTTTTGGAATTAGTCTTGGTTTTATATATTTTTTAGGAATGGACAAAGTAATTGGTTATCAGCTAGGCTTTATAATTACCTCTTTATGGTGGGGACTACTAACATTACCCATTATAAAAAACGTACATCAGCTTCATTTCATAAATCCAGAACCAAGACCAGTTCAAAATAGTTTTATCAGACTTAAATCAACATTTATCAATATCAAGAAATACAAAACTGTTGCTATTTTTTTAATAGCATACTTTTTTTACATAGATGGAGTTGATACAATCATTAAAATGGTAGTACCTTATGCTACATCTATTTTAGGGAGTGACTCACTCGACACCTTTACTCTACTTGGAATATTACTAGTAATCCAAATTATAGCATTTCCATGTGCTATAATTTACGGTAACCTAGCAAAGAAATATTCTGCTAGATTAATGATAATCATAGGTATAATAACTTATATTATTTCCTGTATTTCAGCATTTTATATTACTTATACATGGCATATTTTCGTACTTGGAGCATTAATAGGTTCTGCTCAAGGTGGAATCCAAGCTCTAAGTAGATCTTATTACGCAAAAATTATCCCTAAGCAAAATTCCAATGAATTCTTTGGATTTTATAATATTTTTGGAAAATTTTCTGCAATAATAGGACCAGCCGTAATGGCATTTTCAACTACACTTACTGGTAATGCTAGGTATAGTATTCTATCTATTATTCCTCTGTTCATTATTGGTTTGTTAGTTCTTATAACTTTACCTAAAGAGCATATAGTAAGAGATATCGTATAGGAGGAGCTCAGATGGAAGATTTTAGTTCTAAGCGAGCAAAGCATGTTATTGTAATTTCTTATGATGCTTTTTCTGAAGATAATTGGGATTTTGCCAGTTCACTTCCAAATTTATCACTATTAATATCAAAAGGAGTTTATTCAAATGATTTAATTAGCATTTATCCTAGTTTAACATATGTAGTACATTCTACATTAGTAACTGGAGTATATCCTGATAGACATGAAATTGTACACAACAATCCTTTTCAGCCATTTATCTCCGAAAAAAATCAGGAGTGGTTTTGGTATAGAAAAGATATCAATGCTACGACTATCTATGATGCTGCGAAAGAAGCAAATTTAACTACATCCGCAATATTGTGGCCTGTAACTGGCAAAGCTAAGATAGATTATAATTTACCTGAAGTAGTTGCAATAAACGGTGAAAATCAAGCTTTTAAAATTTTAAAAAATGGAAGCCCATTTTTCTGTGCAAAACTCAGCCTAAAGTATGGAAAAGTTTTGGATGGAGTAAATCAGCCAAATTTAGATGATTTTTCGACTTTGTGTGCAGTCGATACAATAAAATCGAAAAAACCTAATCTACTTTTACTTCACCTTATCGATTTAGATGATACTAAGCATAACTTCGGTACAAAAGGAACCGAAGTTAATAATGCAATGCTGCGTATGGATAAAAGGTTAGGGAGCATTATAAAAGCAGTAGATGAAGCTGGAATTAAAAAAGACACCGCTTTTATGGTTATTGGCGACCATGGCCATATTGATATTCAATATAAAGTGCATCTAAACAATATATTGAAAGAAATGGGTCTAATCTATGAGGATCGGAAAACCATGAAATGGAGAGCATATTTTCAATGCAATGGCGGCTCAGCTTATCTCCATATCAAAAAAGACGATCAAGAAGCAGAAAGGCTAACTTTAAATAAAATAAAAGAGATTTTATCAGTTGGAAAATACGGTATTGAAGATTTATACGATAGAACTGACTTAGATAAGCTTCATATTCATAAAAGTATTAAATATATGGTTGAAGCAAAACGAGGATATTGCTTTGATGAATCAATATCTAATACAACTATTGAAGACTTAGAGTCACAAAGAAAAAAATATTCTACTCATGGCTATAGAGAAAATAAAGATAATTATAAATGCAACTTGTTAATATCAGGGGAAATGATTAAAAATAATACTTCCTTAGAAAATCTAGCTATGGTTGATATAGCGCCAACTATAGCTAGATTGCTAGGAATTAGCTTTCCTAATTGCGATGGAAAACCAATAGAAATTTAGTTTACTCCTTTTGTAATTTATATATTAGATTATATATTATTTTCGAGACTATTCCTTATTAAATATTGGATGGTCTCTTTTTTGGTTTTAAAATAATAAATTGGGTAATTATTGGAATGAGAACGTTTTCAAAGCTTAATATTTTTTGAATACTTAGAATAAAAAAATATCTCTTGACTTTAAAAAATTAATAGTAGTAAAATGTACATATACATATCAGGAAACGTTTCCAGAAACGATTCCTGTTGTAAAAAACATACAGGAGGGAAAAGTATGAAAAAATTATTATCCGTTTTATTATTGACAGCTATGACATTTTCTCTAGCAGCTTGTGGTTCCACAAATGAACCTGCTGAATCAGCA
This is a stretch of genomic DNA from Acetoanaerobium sticklandii. It encodes these proteins:
- a CDS encoding SIS domain-containing protein, which encodes MLKFDEKNELNSVNGALAIRLELEKIVDEICNEGYKNICWLGIGGTYASCLQAEVHMKEYSALNFFVENAAEYIHTGNKKVGKGTIVIISSVTGSTSEMVDGVIKAKNAGAKVIGFVDYPDTKLAKLSDYLISYPKNEQLKFFMTADRFMYNAGEFDEYYELYHELDEHLAQCLVQVEKSADELGELIAKKHMNDKIHYFVGAGNQYGATYSYAMCYWEEQHWIRTKSIHSAEFFHGMFEIIDRDTAVTVFIGEDSQRKLSERVANFLPRICANYNIIDTKDYELKGISEKFRGHLSHLLMRVITSRIDVHLEKLNCHPMEIRRYYRQLDY
- a CDS encoding MFS transporter, translating into MKLTIQEKSWILYDCGNSAYSMAVTTSLLPIVFGMFDNVSSSMDLGYFNSIASIIIAILSPILGTIADYKDTKKRFFIFFALLGLLTTTSLAFVSPENGNWQILVLFYILSAIGFSGANVFYDSFLVDVTLDERMDKVSTRGYAFGYIASIIPFGISLGFIYFLGMDKVIGYQLGFIITSLWWGLLTLPIIKNVHQLHFINPEPRPVQNSFIRLKSTFINIKKYKTVAIFLIAYFFYIDGVDTIIKMVVPYATSILGSDSLDTFTLLGILLVIQIIAFPCAIIYGNLAKKYSARLMIIIGIITYIISCISAFYITYTWHIFVLGALIGSAQGGIQALSRSYYAKIIPKQNSNEFFGFYNIFGKFSAIIGPAVMAFSTTLTGNARYSILSIIPLFIIGLLVLITLPKEHIVRDIV
- the frlD gene encoding fructoselysine 6-kinase, with translation MNKKIYIATVGDNCIDLYDNTGEFFPGGNPVNVAVYIKRMQGNSSYTGVVGTDKFGRFMVDSLSKKGVDISHLKVLPGNTAVTHVEIKNGDRILGDYDEGVMADFKLSNKDIDFLCSHDLVVSGIWGMIESDLYKLKAKNVPIAFDFADKINHQISRIALPWVDYAFFSDDFSKDEDIKNAMKNIKKIGPKIVIFTRGTKGSIAYDGNNFFEFGIFDCKVIDSMGAGDSYIAGFLMSLLNGVSIEGCMKNGALSSSITLGYKGAW
- a CDS encoding alkaline phosphatase family protein; its protein translation is MEDFSSKRAKHVIVISYDAFSEDNWDFASSLPNLSLLISKGVYSNDLISIYPSLTYVVHSTLVTGVYPDRHEIVHNNPFQPFISEKNQEWFWYRKDINATTIYDAAKEANLTTSAILWPVTGKAKIDYNLPEVVAINGENQAFKILKNGSPFFCAKLSLKYGKVLDGVNQPNLDDFSTLCAVDTIKSKKPNLLLLHLIDLDDTKHNFGTKGTEVNNAMLRMDKRLGSIIKAVDEAGIKKDTAFMVIGDHGHIDIQYKVHLNNILKEMGLIYEDRKTMKWRAYFQCNGGSAYLHIKKDDQEAERLTLNKIKEILSVGKYGIEDLYDRTDLDKLHIHKSIKYMVEAKRGYCFDESISNTTIEDLESQRKKYSTHGYRENKDNYKCNLLISGEMIKNNTSLENLAMVDIAPTIARLLGISFPNCDGKPIEI